Proteins from one Kazachstania africana CBS 2517 chromosome 1, complete genome genomic window:
- the MUP1 gene encoding Mup1p (similar to Saccharomyces cerevisiae MUP1 (YGR055W); ancestral locus Anc_4.195) has product MSEDSSKSFLTQLNIFNKENYKFSSTTKEESTEQDDVSELEAGQQFLTQLDKGEKQLGLLSCIGLICNRMLGTGVFSTSSTIYTQCGSIGLALIMWAVGGIIALAGLYVYMEFGTALPKNGGEKNYLELIFKKPRFFITCMYAAYVFFLGWAAGNSVNTAVMFLTAADADVTEWREKGIGCAVIAFAFLVNSINVKIGLYLQNALGIFKVFIVIFISVTGWVALGGGLKDGYQSHNFHNAFDGTENASAYGIVTALYNVIWSYVGYSNVNYALGEVKNPVRTLKLAGPTSLIFITIIYIFVNIAYFAVVPKDKLVSSKLVLAADFFDIVFGGNARKAAAAFVGLSALGNVLSVIFSQGRIIQQLGREGVLPFSNFFASSKPFNSPGVGLFQHFIICVITILAPPAGDAYNFILNLISYPMNIINFAISCGLLWIYWQKRQGAIEWNPPIKAGIIVTSFFALANLFLIVAPYVPPSAGQNVYDSLPYWIHCVVAWGIFAIGGVYYLVWAQILPRYGGYKLDTKDILGEDGFWRVQIIKKYHDEVDEDGNFENDDLSNSSGVEFNQFSNDTTVSKKE; this is encoded by the coding sequence ATGTCTGAAGACTCAAGCAAGTCCTTCTTAACACAGCTGAATATCTTTAACAAggaaaattataaattttcatctacAACAAAGGAAGAGAGCACTGAACAAGATGACGTTTCAGAACTAGAAGCTGGCCAACAATTTTTAACACAACTAGATAAAGGTGAAAAACAATTAGGTCTCCTCTCATGTATTGGTCTGATTTGTAACAGAATGTTGGGTACAGGTGTTTTCTCCACTTCTTCTACCATCTACACGCAGTGTGGTTCCATTGGTCTCGCCTTAATCATGTGGGCTGTCGGTGGTATCATCGCTTTAGCTGGTCTTTATGTCTACATGGAGTTTGGAACTGCTTTACCAAAGAACGGTGGTGAAAAGAACTATTTGGAgctcattttcaaaaaaccaagattttttattactTGTATGTATGCCGCATATGTGTTTTTCCTTGGTTGGGCTGCAGGTAACTCTGTTAACACTGCAGTTATGTTCTTAACTGCTGCAGATGCGGATGTCACTGAATGGAGAGAAAAGGGTATCGGTTGCGCTGTCATCGCTTTCGCCTTTTTAGTCAATAGTATTAATGTCAAAATTGGTctatatttacaaaatgcCTTAGgtattttcaaagttttcatcgttattttcatctCAGTCACAGGTTGGGTTGCTTTAGGTGGTGGCTTAAAAGATGGATATCAAAGTCACAATTTCCACAATGCATTCGATGGTACAGAAAATGCCTCTGCTTATGGTATCGTTACTGCCTTGTATAACGTTATTTGGTCATATGTCGGTTACTCAAACGTTAACTACGCTCTTGGTGAAGTCAAGAACCCAGTTAGAACTTTAAAGCTTGCTGGTCCAACTTCATTGATCTTCATTACAATTATCTACATCTTTGTCAACATTGCCTATTTTGCAGTCGTTCCAAAGGACAAGTTGGTCTCATCTAAATTAGTCTTAGCTGCTGATTTCTTCGATATTGTCTTTGGTGGTAACGCTAGAAAAGCTGCCGCCGCTTTTGTTGGTTTGTCTGCTCTAGGTAATGTCTTATCCGTCATCTTCTCCCAAGGTAGAATCATCCAACAATTAGGTCGTGAAGGTGTCCTTCCATTCTCTAATTTCTTCGCAAGTTCCAAACCTTTCAATTCTCCAGGTGTTGGTCTTTTCCaacatttcattatttgtgTTATCACCATTCTAGCCCCACCAGCAGGTGATGCTTATAACTTCATTTTAAACTTGATTTCCTATCCAATGAATATCATTAACTTTGCCATCAGTTGTGGTTTGCTCTGGATCTACTGGCAAAAAAGACAAGGTGCCATTGAATGGAACCCACCAATCAAAGCAGGTATCATTGTCACTTCGTTCTTTGCATTGGCCAACTTATTCTTAATCGTCGCACCTTACGTTCCACCATCTGCTGGTCAAAACGTCTACGACAGCTTACCTTACTGGATCCATTGTGTTGTCGCATGGGGTATTTTCGCTATTGGTGGTGTCTACTACTTAGTCTGGGCACAAATCTTACCAAGATATGGTGGTTATAAATTAGATACTAAGGACATTCTTGGTGAAGATGGTTTCTGGAGAGTTCAAATAATTAAGAAGTACCATGATGAAGTCGACGAAGatggaaattttgagaacGACGATTTAAGTAACTCGAGCGGTGTGGAGTTCAATCAATTTAGTAACGATACCACCGTTTCCAAGAAAGAATAG